One part of the Solanum dulcamara chromosome 8, daSolDulc1.2, whole genome shotgun sequence genome encodes these proteins:
- the LOC129900504 gene encoding putative pentatricopeptide repeat-containing protein At1g12700, mitochondrial isoform X1 codes for MRRIYGLSFMATSHSASVRVYTNKSNCKLGKEFKCLDDAVTLFHQMVRMKPLPSVVDFSKLFKNMVSMKHYSASLSLFREMQKLGIPISDFILNIMTNSYCLMHRVDCAFSMLPIYLKNGIPFNTVTFNTLIRGLFAEKKFKDAVELFKKLVREKICEPDEVMYATVMNGLSKRGHTQKTLSLLRLMEQGNTKPNIYIYNIVIDSLCKDGNLDAAITLLNEMKQRGIPPNIVTYNSIIDGLCKLGQWRKVKILFSEMVNHNIYPDVRSFNILTDGLCKEGKVEDAEEIMKHMVRKGVEPNIITHSAIMDGYCLRGQVDSARRIFDSMIDKDIEPDIFSYNILINGYCKKKKVDEAIQLFCEISQKGSKPNIVTYTTILQGLFEVGRTDDAKKFFGEMLSSGTVPDLCTHHTLLDGYFKYGLVEEAMSLFNKLVGKKENIDIISYNIIINGLCKNGELDKAHAIFEKIYSMGLLPDARTYNTMITGFCLKGLLDEAKDMLRKMEGNNCLPNNVTYNVIMQGYLRCRKINEMVTFMKEMTGRGFSFDATTTSFLINVIRDNPSVLEIIPELQLENKK; via the coding sequence ATGAGAAGAATTTATGGTCTCTCTTTCATGGCTACTTCTCATTCTGCTTCGGTCAGAGTTTATACAAATAAATCCAATTGTAAACTTGGGAAGGAATTCAAGTGCTTAGATGATGCTGTTACTCTCTTCCATCAAATGGTTAGAATGAAGCCTCTTCCTTCAGTTGTCGATTTCTCTAAATTGTTTAAGAATATGGTAAGTATGAAGCATTATTCTGCTTCCCTTTCCCTTTTTCGAGAAATGCAGAAATTAGGTATCCCAATTAGTGATTTCATCTTGAATATCATGACTAATAGTTATTGCCTGATGCATCGTGTTGATTGTGCATTTTCGATGTTACCCATTTACTTGAAGAATGGCATTCCGTTTAATACCGTCACTTTTAACACTCTAATAAGGGGATTATTTGCTGAAAAAAAGTTTAAAGATGCAGTTGAATTGTTCAAGAAGTTGGTGAGAGAGAAGATTTGTGAGCCCGATGAAGTCATGTATGCAACCGTCATGAATGGGCTTAGCAAAAGGGGCCACACTCAAAAAACTTTAAGTTTGCTCCGTTTAATGGAACAAGGGAACACTAAGCCCAACATATATATCTACAACATTGTCATAGATTCCCTTTGCAAAGATGGAAACTTAGATGCTGCTATCACTCTTTTGAATGAGATGAAGCAGAGAGGCATTCCTCCAAACATAGTGACATATAATTCAATAATTGATGGTTTGTGTAAGCTTGGTCAGTGGAGAAAAGTTAAGATATTGTTCTCTGAGATGGTGAACCACAATATTTATCCAGATGTGCGCAGCTTCAACATACTAACAGATGGACTATGCAAAGAAGGAAAAGTCGAAGATGCCGAGGAAATAATGAAACACATGGTCAGAAAAGGTGTAGAGCCTAATATAATCACCCACAGTGCGATAATGGATGGATATTGTTTGCGTGGTCAAGTGGATAGTGCGAGGAGAATTTTTGATAGCATGATAGATAAGGACATTGAGCCTGACATTTTTAGCTATAACATACTAATAAACGGATACtgtaagaaaaagaaagtgGATGAGGCCATACAATTGTTTTGTGAAATTTCTCAAAAGGGATCAAAACCTAATATCGTTACCTACACTACTATCTTGCAAGGTCTTTTTGAAGTTGGAAGAACAGACGATGCAAAAAAGTTCTTTGGTGAGATGTTATCTTCGGGGACCGTACCTGACTTATGCACTCATCACACTTTGCTTGATGGTTATTTTAAGTACGGACTTGTTGAAGAAGCTATGTCACTCTTTAATAAGTTGgttggaaagaaagaaaatattgatATTATATCTTACAATATTATCATTAATGGATTGTGTAAAAATGGTGAACTCGATAAAGCTcatgctatttttgagaagatttATTCAATGGGATTGCTTCCGGATGCGAGAACATACAATACAATGATAACTGGATTTTGTCTAAAAGGGTTGTTAGATGAAGCTAAAGATATGCTTAGAAAAATGGAGGGGAACAATTGTCTTCCAAACAATGTCACTTACAATGTTATTATGCAAGGATATCTTAGGTGCAGGAAAATAAATGAAATGGTAACTTTTATGAAGGAAATGACTGGAAGGGGCTTCTCATTTGATGCAACTACAACTAGTTTTTTGATAAATGTTATAAGAGATAATCCTTCCGTCCTTGAAATCATACCAGAACTTCAATTAGAAAACAAGAAGTGA
- the LOC129900504 gene encoding pentatricopeptide repeat-containing protein At1g62930, chloroplastic-like isoform X2 → MRRIYGLSFMATSHSASVRVYTNKSNCKLGKEFKCLDDAVTLFHQMVRMKPLPSVVDFSKLFKNMFKDAVELFKKLVREKICEPDEVMYATVMNGLSKRGHTQKTLSLLRLMEQGNTKPNIYIYNIVIDSLCKDGNLDAAITLLNEMKQRGIPPNIVTYNSIIDGLCKLGQWRKVKILFSEMVNHNIYPDVRSFNILTDGLCKEGKVEDAEEIMKHMVRKGVEPNIITHSAIMDGYCLRGQVDSARRIFDSMIDKDIEPDIFSYNILINGYCKKKKVDEAIQLFCEISQKGSKPNIVTYTTILQGLFEVGRTDDAKKFFGEMLSSGTVPDLCTHHTLLDGYFKYGLVEEAMSLFNKLVGKKENIDIISYNIIINGLCKNGELDKAHAIFEKIYSMGLLPDARTYNTMITGFCLKGLLDEAKDMLRKMEGNNCLPNNVTYNVIMQGYLRCRKINEMVTFMKEMTGRGFSFDATTTSFLINVIRDNPSVLEIIPELQLENKK, encoded by the exons ATGAGAAGAATTTATGGTCTCTCTTTCATGGCTACTTCTCATTCTGCTTCGGTCAGAGTTTATACAAATAAATCCAATTGTAAACTTGGGAAGGAATTCAAGTGCTTAGATGATGCTGTTACTCTCTTCCATCAAATGGTTAGAATGAAGCCTCTTCCTTCAGTTGTCGATTTCTCTAAATTGTTTAAGAATATG TTTAAAGATGCAGTTGAATTGTTCAAGAAGTTGGTGAGAGAGAAGATTTGTGAGCCCGATGAAGTCATGTATGCAACCGTCATGAATGGGCTTAGCAAAAGGGGCCACACTCAAAAAACTTTAAGTTTGCTCCGTTTAATGGAACAAGGGAACACTAAGCCCAACATATATATCTACAACATTGTCATAGATTCCCTTTGCAAAGATGGAAACTTAGATGCTGCTATCACTCTTTTGAATGAGATGAAGCAGAGAGGCATTCCTCCAAACATAGTGACATATAATTCAATAATTGATGGTTTGTGTAAGCTTGGTCAGTGGAGAAAAGTTAAGATATTGTTCTCTGAGATGGTGAACCACAATATTTATCCAGATGTGCGCAGCTTCAACATACTAACAGATGGACTATGCAAAGAAGGAAAAGTCGAAGATGCCGAGGAAATAATGAAACACATGGTCAGAAAAGGTGTAGAGCCTAATATAATCACCCACAGTGCGATAATGGATGGATATTGTTTGCGTGGTCAAGTGGATAGTGCGAGGAGAATTTTTGATAGCATGATAGATAAGGACATTGAGCCTGACATTTTTAGCTATAACATACTAATAAACGGATACtgtaagaaaaagaaagtgGATGAGGCCATACAATTGTTTTGTGAAATTTCTCAAAAGGGATCAAAACCTAATATCGTTACCTACACTACTATCTTGCAAGGTCTTTTTGAAGTTGGAAGAACAGACGATGCAAAAAAGTTCTTTGGTGAGATGTTATCTTCGGGGACCGTACCTGACTTATGCACTCATCACACTTTGCTTGATGGTTATTTTAAGTACGGACTTGTTGAAGAAGCTATGTCACTCTTTAATAAGTTGgttggaaagaaagaaaatattgatATTATATCTTACAATATTATCATTAATGGATTGTGTAAAAATGGTGAACTCGATAAAGCTcatgctatttttgagaagatttATTCAATGGGATTGCTTCCGGATGCGAGAACATACAATACAATGATAACTGGATTTTGTCTAAAAGGGTTGTTAGATGAAGCTAAAGATATGCTTAGAAAAATGGAGGGGAACAATTGTCTTCCAAACAATGTCACTTACAATGTTATTATGCAAGGATATCTTAGGTGCAGGAAAATAAATGAAATGGTAACTTTTATGAAGGAAATGACTGGAAGGGGCTTCTCATTTGATGCAACTACAACTAGTTTTTTGATAAATGTTATAAGAGATAATCCTTCCGTCCTTGAAATCATACCAGAACTTCAATTAGAAAACAAGAAGTGA